The following proteins come from a genomic window of Denitromonas sp.:
- a CDS encoding universal stress protein: MTRLHTVLATTDLSAPARHAAQRAALLASETGARLELLHVLEKTTLDELQAVFVNQDAALSQRIRDLAREALSQLATEIGEPLGVTAGLHLEEGAVLETIAAQADRLDAGLLVLGARGTDFMRQWLLGATAERLLRKVRRPILAVKQPPHEHYRKVLVPVDFSPWSAGAVRLARAVAPQAELTLMHAFELPYEGKLRLAFVEEDVILGQRIKARHEAVTRLQQFAADAGLSGSAWRTSVIHGATALRVLEQEEELGADLIVLGKHGADMTEELLLGSVTKHVLAHARCDVLAAYR, encoded by the coding sequence ATGACCCGCCTGCACACCGTGCTTGCCACCACCGACCTGTCGGCGCCGGCCCGCCATGCCGCGCAGCGCGCGGCGCTGCTGGCGAGTGAAACCGGTGCCCGGCTCGAGCTGCTGCATGTGCTCGAGAAGACGACCCTCGACGAGCTGCAGGCCGTGTTCGTCAACCAGGATGCGGCCTTGTCGCAACGGATTCGCGATCTGGCCCGCGAGGCGCTCAGCCAGCTGGCCACCGAGATCGGCGAGCCGCTCGGCGTTACCGCCGGGCTGCACCTGGAAGAAGGCGCGGTGCTCGAGACCATCGCCGCCCAGGCCGATCGCCTCGATGCCGGCCTGCTGGTGCTCGGTGCGCGCGGCACCGACTTCATGCGCCAGTGGCTGCTCGGCGCCACCGCCGAGCGCCTGTTGCGTAAGGTTCGCCGGCCGATCCTGGCGGTCAAGCAGCCGCCCCACGAGCACTACCGCAAGGTGCTTGTGCCGGTCGATTTCTCGCCCTGGTCGGCTGGCGCGGTACGCCTGGCCCGCGCCGTCGCGCCGCAGGCCGAGCTGACCCTGATGCATGCCTTCGAACTGCCCTACGAAGGCAAGCTGCGCCTCGCCTTCGTCGAGGAAGACGTGATCCTCGGCCAGCGCATCAAGGCGCGTCACGAGGCGGTCACCCGGCTGCAGCAGTTCGCGGCCGATGCCGGGCTGTCGGGCAGCGCCTGGCGGACCTCGGTCATCCATGGCGCCACCGCGTTGCGGGTGCTGGAGCAGGAAGAAGAGCTCGGGGCCGATCTGATCGTGCTCGGCAAGCACGGCGCCGACATGACCGAGGAACTGCTGCTGGGCAGCGTCACCAAGCATGTGCTGGCGCATGCGCGCTGCGATGTGCTGGCCGCCTATCGCTGA
- a CDS encoding GNAT family N-acetyltransferase produces MPIDIALNRPITSDEVLALYRAVKWSAADKPAALMAALRGSHSLVTARSGRRLVGLGNAISDGHLVVYFPHLLVHPEFRRQGVGRQMMAALLKRYAGFHQQMLTADSAAVPFYHAMGFERAGSTEPMWIYAGTEH; encoded by the coding sequence ATGCCTATCGACATCGCGCTCAACCGCCCCATCACCAGTGACGAGGTCCTCGCGCTGTACCGTGCCGTCAAGTGGTCGGCGGCGGACAAACCAGCGGCATTGATGGCCGCCCTGCGCGGCTCGCACAGCCTGGTCACCGCGCGCAGCGGCCGACGGCTGGTGGGGCTGGGCAACGCGATATCCGACGGCCACCTGGTGGTTTATTTTCCGCACCTGTTGGTGCATCCTGAATTCCGGCGCCAGGGGGTGGGCCGGCAGATGATGGCGGCGCTGCTCAAGCGCTATGCCGGTTTTCACCAGCAGATGCTGACGGCCGACAGCGCAGCCGTGCCCTTCTACCATGCCATGGGTTTCGAGCGCGCCGGCAGCACCGAGCCGATGTGGATCTACGCCGGCACGGAGCACTGA
- a CDS encoding cation:proton antiporter family protein, producing the protein MHEPFAELSLLLLIAAAVGAVAVRLRQPVLIAYIVVGIAVGPAGLELVKSHDQIDLLAQIGVAVLLFLVGLKLDLQHVRHIGPVALATGLGQLAFTIAIGFVLILAMGRDWLTALYVAVALTFSSTIIIIKLLSDKRELDSLHGRIAVGFLIVQDIAVVLAMMAMSALRATGEGEAVWWVVAGSILGRVLVAAALLYVLMRYVLPPLMRTMAKSQELLLIFAIAWGTALAAFGEWAGFSKEAGAFLAGFSLASTPFRDAIGARLTGIRDFLLLFFFIDLGAKLDFSALGGELWPALVLSLFVLIGNPLIVMSIMGFMGYRKRTGFMAGLTVAQISEFSIIFVAMGITLGHVGNDALGLTTLVGIVTIALSTYMILYSQPLFERLGPWLGLFERRRPHRELAVERQRQPEGPPRVVIFGLGRYGEHLLARLHRRGVSALGVDFDPETVRRLRRRGFSVRFGDGEDPAFVDTLPVATAEWIVTTLPTWESNRGLLHALKAMAVPGVIAAVVGNEVHRQALHAAGASRIINPFLDSADHTAQIMVDALNPSEDSP; encoded by the coding sequence ATGCACGAGCCCTTTGCCGAGCTGTCCTTGCTGCTGTTGATTGCCGCGGCCGTGGGCGCGGTGGCGGTGCGCCTGCGCCAGCCGGTGCTGATCGCCTACATCGTGGTCGGCATCGCGGTGGGCCCGGCGGGGCTGGAACTGGTCAAATCGCATGACCAGATCGACCTGCTGGCGCAGATCGGCGTGGCGGTGCTGCTGTTTCTGGTCGGCCTCAAGCTCGATCTGCAGCATGTGCGCCACATCGGGCCGGTGGCGCTGGCCACCGGGCTGGGGCAGCTGGCCTTCACCATCGCGATCGGCTTCGTGCTGATCCTGGCCATGGGGCGCGACTGGCTCACCGCGCTGTACGTGGCGGTGGCGCTGACCTTCTCGAGCACCATCATCATCATCAAGCTGCTCTCGGACAAGCGCGAACTCGACTCGCTGCACGGGCGCATCGCGGTGGGCTTCCTGATCGTGCAGGACATTGCCGTGGTGCTGGCCATGATGGCCATGAGCGCGCTGCGCGCCACCGGCGAGGGTGAAGCCGTCTGGTGGGTGGTGGCCGGCTCCATCCTCGGCCGCGTGCTGGTGGCCGCCGCCCTGCTCTACGTGCTGATGCGCTATGTGCTGCCGCCGCTGATGCGCACCATGGCCAAGTCGCAGGAGCTGCTGCTGATCTTCGCCATCGCCTGGGGCACGGCGCTGGCGGCCTTTGGCGAATGGGCCGGCTTCTCGAAGGAGGCGGGGGCCTTCCTCGCCGGTTTCTCGCTGGCCTCGACACCGTTTCGCGATGCCATCGGCGCGCGCCTGACCGGTATCCGCGACTTCCTGCTGCTGTTCTTCTTCATCGACCTCGGCGCCAAGCTCGACTTCTCCGCCCTCGGCGGCGAACTGTGGCCGGCGCTGGTGCTGTCGCTGTTCGTGCTCATCGGCAACCCGCTGATCGTCATGTCGATCATGGGTTTCATGGGCTATCGCAAGCGCACCGGCTTCATGGCCGGGCTGACGGTGGCGCAGATCAGCGAGTTTTCGATCATCTTCGTGGCCATGGGGATCACCCTCGGCCATGTGGGCAACGACGCGCTCGGCCTGACCACCCTGGTGGGCATCGTCACCATTGCCCTGTCGACCTACATGATCCTGTACTCGCAGCCGCTGTTTGAGCGGCTCGGGCCGTGGCTGGGCCTGTTCGAGCGGCGCCGGCCGCATCGCGAGCTGGCGGTCGAGCGCCAGCGTCAGCCGGAGGGGCCGCCGCGGGTGGTGATCTTCGGGCTGGGGCGCTACGGTGAGCACCTGCTGGCGCGGCTGCACCGCCGCGGGGTGTCGGCGCTGGGGGTGGATTTCGACCCCGAAACCGTGCGCCGCCTGCGCCGGCGGGGCTTCAGCGTGCGCTTCGGCGACGGTGAGGATCCGGCGTTTGTCGATACGCTGCCGGTGGCGACGGCCGAATGGATCGTCACCACGCTGCCCACGTGGGAGTCCAACCGCGGTCTGCTCCATGCCCTCAAGGCGATGGCGGTGCCGGGCGTGATCGCCGCCGTGGTGGGCAACGAAGTGCATCGCCAGGCATTGCATGCGGCCGGCGCAAGCCGGATCATCAACCCGTTCCTCGACTCGGCCGATCACACCGCGCAGATCATGGTCGACGCGCTCAACCCTTCGGAGGACTCGCCATGA